A window from Mangifera indica cultivar Alphonso chromosome 2, CATAS_Mindica_2.1, whole genome shotgun sequence encodes these proteins:
- the LOC123197636 gene encoding probable folate-biopterin transporter 7, with product MVASSSPDQASASTRSLLGLGFWVQGFRCFPWMAVNFFLKDALNVDPSTLQLLLNSANLPMIGKPLYGVVSDAVYISGQHRVPYIAIGALLQAVSWLVIAFLSQSNISIFSMSLYLLLSNLGASIAEVANDAIVAEKGKQTSTSAKNSQSPSSGELQSFVWMASSAGGVLGNLLGGIAINRFAPRSMFLVFGLLVAIQFFLTNTVHERSLKLPKSSSNVGIRKQLAELAAALRKPDIANSVTWLAASYAIIPALTGTMFFYQTEHLKINSSVLGISKVFGQAALLLWGVIYNRRLKSISPRKLISGIQVMMAVFMISDLLFVKGVYREMGVPNSVYVVAFSGLLEVMFFFKILPFTVLMAQVCPPGCEGSVMAFVMSAIALSLIVSGYLGVALASYIGITGDDFSGLPQALLIQALSTLLPLFLSSFIPDEVKTKPRRKE from the exons ATGGTGGCTTCATCTTCACCGGATCAGGCTTCTGCTTCGACCCGGAGCTTGCTGGGTTTGGGTTTCTGGGTTCAGGGTTTCAGGTGCTTTCCATGGATGGCCGTTAACTTTTTCTTGAAAGACGCTCTCAATGTCGACCCCTCCACTCTTCAACTCTTGCTAAACTCAGCCAATCTTCCCATGATCGGTAAGCCTCTCTATGGCGTCGTTTCAGATGCCGTTTATATCTCAGGCCAGCATCGTGTCCCTTACATCGCCATTGGTG CTTTATTGCAAGCAGTTTCATGGTTAGTTATTGCTTTTCTTTCACAATCAAACATCTCAATCTTCAGCATGTCCCTATACCTCCTCCTGAGTAACCTTGGCGCTTCAATTGCTGAGGTTGCAAATGATGCCATTGTTGCAGAGAAAGGAAAGCAGACCTCTACCTCAGCTAAGAACTCTCAATCACCTTCTTCAGGTGAACTTCAGTCATTTGTTTGGATGGCATCCTCTGCAGGTGGAGTCCTTGGGAACCTTTTAGGTGGTATTGCCATCAACAGATTTGCTCCCCGGTCAATGTTCCTTGTTTTCGGCCTCCTTGTTGCTATCCAATTTTTCTTGACTAATACTGTTCATGAAAGGTCTCTAAAACTCCCCAAAAGTTCATCAAATGTTGGGATTAGAAAACAGCTTGCTGAGCTTGCAGCTGCTTTACGAAAACCTGACATTGCCAACTCTGTAACATGGTTGGCAGCATCCTATGCAATAATCCCAGCACTGACTGGAACAATGTTCTTTTACCAAACAGAGCATTTGAAGATCAATTCATCAGTATTGGGGATCTCTAAGGTATTTGGACAGGCTGCACTCCTTTTATGGGGTGTTATCTATAATCGTCGCCTAAAGTCAATCTCTCCTAGGAAACTTATTTCAGGCATTCAAGTAATGATGGCGGTGTTTATGATTTCGGACCTGTTGTTTGTGAAAGGGGTTTATCGGGAGATGGGGGTACCAAACTCTGTATATGTTGTGGCTTTTTCTGGCTTGTTAGAGGTTATGTTCTTTTTCAAGATTCTTCCATTCACTGTATTAATGGCACAGGTATGTCCACCAGGATGTGAAGGTTCCGTTATGGCTTTTGTCATGTCAGCTATAGCCCTTTCATTGATAGTGAGCGGATACCTTGGTGTTGCCCTTGCATCATATATTGGAATCACAGGAGATGATTTTTCTGGGTTGCCTCAAGCCCTTCTAATTCAGGCACTGAGCACACTCTTGCCACTTTTCTTGTCATCTTTTATACCAGATGAAGTGAAAACTAAACCCAGGAGAAAAGAGTAG